The Gemmatimonadaceae bacterium genomic sequence TGGCAAAGTCGCCAAACTGCGCTTCCCAGAGCACCAGCGCGTCGCGCGCCTGCACGCTGTACCCGTACTCGAAGCCGAGGACGGCCAGTTCGGTGAGGGGCGAGTTGTGGACGTCGAACCGCGCCGAGACGTTCGGGAGGTGCTGGAGGGGCGTGTACTTGGCGCCGGTGTTCACATCGTTCAGTACGGCGTGACGGTGCGAAAACGTCCCGCGCTCGGCGTCCTGACCTGTGAGGCGCACGTTCACGCCTTCGGTGAGGAGCGAGGCAAACGCGAGGGCCTCGGCGTGCCCCCAGTCGATGCCACCGGCTTCGCCCATGGCCTCGCGACGACGCTCGAGCTGCTTGGCGAGCCGCGGGTGTGGCGTATGCGACGCCGGCCAGGCAAGGAGCTGCTCGTTGAGCGCGACCAGCGACTCGGCGCGCACCGCCGTCTCGATGGCCGGCATCGACGAAGGCGTGCCCTTGCGGACCTCGATCTCCAACTCGTCGTCGTCCGCGTGCACGTCGTGTTCACGGGACGATGTCAGCGCGTCGTCCATCTTCTTCTGGAACGCGGCGTCGATGGCGTCCACGCGTTCCTGCGGCATGATGCCGCCGTCGACCAGCGCCTTTCCCCAGATCTGGCGGAGCGTCGGGTGCTGGCGGATGGTGGCGTAGAGCTTTGGCTGCGTGTAGGTAGGCTCGTCGCCCTCGTTGTGCCCCCAGCGCCGATAGCCCACGAGATCGATCAGGAAATCCTTGCCGAACTTCTCGCGGTAAGCGATGCCGAGGCGGACGGCCGAGAGACACGCCTCAGCGTCATCGGCGTTGACATGCACGATCGGGACCTCGAAGCCCTTGGCGAGGTCGCTGGCATACCACGTCGAGCGCGCATCGGACGGGTTGGTGGTAAAGCCCACCTGGTTGTTCGCGATGATGTGCAGCGACCCACCGACCCGGTAGCCGGGCAGGCGCGACATGTTGAAGGTCTCGGCCACCACGCCTTCGCCGGGAAAGGCCGCGTCGCCGTGGATCACCACCGCGAGCACCGCGGCGTCGCCCGATGTCCCGGCCTCGATCGTCGCGCGCGCCACGCCGGTGAGTACGGGGTTCACGACTTCGAGGTGGCTCGGATTGGGCACGAGCGCCACGCGCACGTCGCGGCCGCTCGATGTGGCGCGCACGGTCTGGGCGCCGAGGTGGTACTTCACGTCGCCGGTCTCGCTGTCGGCGTGGTCGGCGTGCTTGCCGTCAAACTCGTTGAAGAGCTTCTCGTACGGCTTGTCGAGCATGTGCACGAGCACGTTCAGCCGGCCGCGGTGCGCCATGCCGATCACCACGTCCTGTGCCCCGCGCTTTGCCGCCTCGTCGATCGCCGTATCGAGCATGGGCACCATCGCGTCGGTGCCCTCGATCGAGAAGCGCTTGACGTTGGGGTACGCGCGTGCGATGAAACGCTCGAGTCCATCGACCTGCGTGAGCCGTTCGAGCAGCGCCACCTTCGACTCGGTCGAGAGCCCGGCGCTGTACGCGCCTCCCTCGATCGCCTCGCGGAACCACTCGCGCTCGTTGTCCTCTTCGAGGTGACCGACTTCGTAGCCCACACGGCCGGCGTAGATCGCCCTGAGCGTTCGCGCCACGTCTGCCGCGGTGCCGCTCGCGTGGCCGAGGGCGGTGGCCGGCACCTGGGCCAGGTCGGCTTCAGTGATGCCGTGGAACTCCGCGCTCAGCTCCGCCGCCCCGCTCGGCGCCGAGCCTAACGGGTCCACGTGCACGGCGAGGTGGCCGTAGTGGCGGATGGCATCGATAAGCGCCGCCGCGCCCGCTACCTTGCGCAACGTGGCGGCGTCCGTCGTTGCGCTCCCTACCACGGGTGCGGCGGCAACGGCACCACCACCCGACAGCGAAAGCGCGAACTGGAAGTACTGGCGCCACGACTCTTCAACAGACGAGGGATCGCGCCGGAACGCCTCGTAGAGCTCGGCAACGTGGGCGTCGTTATAGACGCCGATGATCGGGGTGCTCATGGGGTGCAAATCTAACCCGCAGCGCAGCTTGGGTCACGATGAGCGCGGGCCGCGGCACACACGCGGCGGTCGGTCGCCCGCACGGGACGCAGCACTGCCCGGCGCCCGTGGAACGGAGCGGTGGCGCGCGTCGGTATGGCGCCCGCACGCGCGCGGGTCCGCGGCGCACACCTTCGTCCCCGAGCGGGGCAGTCGCGTGGCGCCCGCACGGGCACGGGTCCGCGCCGACCTACGCGAACAGTGACACGCGAATGCCCCCGTTGACGGTGCGAAGGACAGGCCGGAGCCCGAGGCGCGCCTGCCCCACGAGCCTGGGGTCGGTGGCGAGAAGGGCGACGCGCCAACCGGCGAATAACCCTCGTGCATGTGCCCCGAACGCAGCATATAGGCTCCTCAGGGCCTCGGGGTCGCCGATCCTGGCCCCGTACGGGGGATTGCTGACCAGGAGCCCCGCTGCCCCGGACGGCGGCTCGCTGCGGGAAAGCGGGCGCCGATCGAACACGATGTCGTCAGCGACTCCCGCTCGCGCGGCGTTTGCGCGTGCAGCCTCGATGGCCCCGGCATCTCGGTCAGTGCCCACGATGGTCGGGAGACCCGTCGCGCGCACCGCGTCTCGTGCGCGTTCCTGCACCGTGCCCCACGCCTTCGAGGCGAACGACGGCCATCGTTCGAAGGCAAACGTCCGCTGCAGGCCCGGAGCCATGTGCCTGGCGATCATCGCGGCCTCGATCGGAATGGTGCCCGATCCGCAGCACGGGTCGACGAGGGGTGCTCCCCCGGTGTAGCCCGCCGCACGGAGTATCGCGGCCGCCAGCGTCTCGCGCAGGGGTGCCTTGGCCACGGCCTGGCGATATCCACGCCGGTGCAGCAGGGCACCCGAGCTGTCGATCGAGATGGTGCACTGGTCGCGCTCGAGTCGCACGATCACGAGCTGGGCGTCGCCCACGTCGTCGTCATCGTCGACCGCCTCGTCGCGCCTCACTTCACCGACGGAGTGCGCGATGGCCTCGCATGCACGCTCGGCGATACCCCCGGTGTGGAACAGCCGTGACTTACGCGACGATGCGCGCACCATCACTGGTCGTCCGGGCGCGATCCATCGCTCCCAATCGACGGCCCGCGCGCGCTTTTCGAGCTCCGAGAAGTGCGCAGCCCTGAACGACGCAGCACGCACGACGATGCGGCTTGCGATGCGTGACCCGATGTTGGCGCGGTAGAGCGCGGCGTGATCGGCGGCAAACGAAACGCCGGCGTCATCCACCTGGGTGACGTCGGCGCCGAGATCTCGGAGTTCCTCACCGACGAGCGCCGCCAGACCAGGCGCGGCAACGGCGAAAGCGCTGAAGGAGGTGCGGGGCGCGGGCACGCCGGATTCTACGTGACTCCGCACGGGCGGGAGGAGGGCCAGTGCGAACCCTCCTCCAGGTGCGACCTACTTCTTCTTGCCCTTCGCTGCCTTGGGGTCCGGCTCCTTCAGCACCATGGTCTGGCCTTCCCACCCGAACACGAGCCCGGATGCGGTCTCGATCGCCTTGATCGCGTCCGTGGTGGAACCGAGGGGGGCCGTCACGGAGATGACGCGGGTACCGGCTGTCGTGTCCTTGAGGTACAGCTCCGTGCCGTACCACTTCTTGATTTCGGCCAGCGTGTGCTTGAGCGACTTCTGGTCGATCGCGAACGTGCCGTCCACGTAGCCGAAAGCCTCAGCGAGCTGATTTGGGCCGGGCTCCGAGGTCTTGCCATCCGGCGTCACGACGAGCGCCTGGCCCGCGGTGAGCGTCTGTTCGCTCGGGTTGGGATCCTGCACTTCGACCTTCACCGTGCCAGCCTTTACGCGGATCACGACGGAAGGGTCGTCCTTGTAGTGGTGCACGGCAAAGGTCTCGGCGCCGGCCGAGGTGAGGAGCACGTTGCCAGAGAGCACCTGGAACGGGAGCGTGGCGTTCTGCGACGGCGTGAACTCCGCGACCCCTTCGAGGCCAACGCCACGGTGCGTCTCGTCGAACTTTTCGGGGATCGTCACGCGCGTGTCAGCGCCAAACATGGCCTTGGTGCCGTCGTCGAGCGTGACGTTGCCACGCTGGCCCGTGCCCGTTTTCACGTCCTTGACCGCAGCCGCGATCTGACGCTGGAGGCGACCCTTTTCGCCGGACTTCTGGAAGACGTAGAGAATGCCGCCGACGGTGCCGAGCAGCAGGACGAGGGCGCCGGCGCGGATGTACCACGGCGTGGTCTTCGTCATCTGCTTGATGTGCCCCGCCGACTGATGCGCCAGCCGATCCTTCATCTGGTTGGCCTGCGCGATGGCTTCGGCCGTGGGCCCCTGGATCGTGGCCAGCACCTTGCCCCAGACCTCGTCGGCCGACGGTGCCGCGGTCGTGGCCTTCTTGCCGCCGTCGTCACGCTTGCGGATGCCTGCAAGGCGACTGCGTTCGCGAACCGCAGCCTCGTGAAGGCCGCCTTCGACGGCAGAGGCAAAAGCGTCGGGCGTTGTGAACGCCGTACGATCAGCGAAGAGCCGCGGGAAGAAGCGCTCCACCACTCGCGCCGCGGCGGAGTCGTCGTCGAGCACTTCGCGCGCCTTGGCGAGCAGCGCGGGATACGCCGCGCGGAACAGGGACTCGAACGCGGAGAGGTCGCCGTTCTTGAGCTTGGAAAGAACGTCTGCGTTCAGACCGGGAATCGACAGGGCCATGGGACTGGAGCGCCTCGTGGCGGGCAGGAGAATGTGGAGGAAATCGCCCCCGTGTCCGCTTCGCGAACCGGGGGTCACCGCGTGCCAAGCATCGCGTGACGCCCCGTGTTTCGCTAGGGGGCGAATCCCCCCATTTCCCAGTGAGGCCGTGGCCCTATTCGCTCTTGATCGCCGTCACGGGGTCGACGCTTGCCGCCCGCCTCGCTGGCACCCAAATGGCCAGCGCTGCGACCGCCGTGAGGAGGAGCGGAACGCCGATGAACGTGAGCGGATCCACGGCGCTGGATCCGTATAGAATCCCCCGAAGCAACTGCGATGCGCCGAGCGCGGCCACGATGCCGATGCCGCCGCCGATCGCCACGAGCCAGAGTCCCTGCTTCATCACCAGACCGACGACTTCGCCACGAGGGGCGCCGATCGCCATGCGTATCCCGATCTCGCGCGTGCGCTGCGCCACCGAATACGACATCACGCCATAGATGCCGACGGAGGCGAGGATGAGACCGAGCACACCGAACACGGCCAGCGCGCCGCCAGCAAGCCGCGCGGGCAAGAGCGTCAGGCCCAGGTGTGAGTCCATGGTGCGCACGTTCGAGACCGGCAGGTTGGGATCGAGTGCGGCGACCTCCGAGCGCAGGGTGGCAACGACGAGCGATGGGTCATCGCGCGTGCGCAGTTCCAGCGTGAACGAGTTATCGGGATCCTGGAGGATCGGGAAGAACATGAACGCGCGAGGCGCCTCGCCGAGTGACTGGTATTTGCCCGTTGGAACGACGCCCACCACGACGCGGTCCTGCCCTCGAGTGCGGAAGGTCTTTCCCACGGCCTCCTGACCGGGCCAGAACCGTTCGACGAATCGCTGATTCACGACCACGACGCGTGGTGCTGTGCTGTCGTCCGCCGCGACAAACGGGCGGCCACTGGTGAGCCTGATCCCCATGGTGCGGAAGTAGTCCGTGGAGACCTTGTCCCAGCGGACGCTCATGTCTTCGTCCGCAGCGGGCGCATAGCCTGGAATGGTCACGCGACTGTCGCTGTTGTTGAGCCCGAGGGGCAGCGTGGCACTGAGGCTTGCACCCGTCACATTCGGCGACTGCGAAAGCCGATCGACGAGCTGCTGCTGGAACTGCCGTGCGCGCGCAGGCTCGTAGCCCTGCAGGCCGAGGTCGAAATCGGCGAGGAGCATGTTGCCGCCAGCGAAGCCTTTGTCGATGGTGGTCGCCGCCTGAAGGTTGCGCAGGAACAGCCCGGCTCCAACAAGGAGCACCAGGGACAGGGCCATCTGCGCGACGACCAGCGTCTTGCTCGCCCGCGAGCGCGAGTCGCCGGCAGGGGCTTCGCCCTTGAGCGTGGGGATCAGAGATGGTCGCGTGGCCTGCAGGGCCGGCGCGATGCCGAACAAGGCACCGGTCACCAGCGTGGCCAGGAGAGTGAAGCCGAGCACCGGCATGCTCAGCCTCAGGTCGGGCGTGAAATTGATGTCCATCGGCAGCTGAATCCTGTTGAGCAGCGACATCGAGAACGCCGCGATCGCGAGGCCAGCAGCCCCGGCCACGGCCGCAAAGACCAGGCTCTCGATGAGCAGCTGCCGGATGAGCGTGGCGCGTTGCGCGCCGAGGCTGAGGCGCACGGCCATCTCTCGCCAGCGATCGCGCGCACGCGCGAGGAACAAGTTCGCGACGTTGACGCAGGCGATCAGCAGCAGCATCACCACGACGCCCATGACGACCGCCGAGAGCCCAACCTGCGCCGTGCGCATGGTCGGGTGGATGCCGGCCTCCGACTGCGGGACGACGGTCCAGCCGGAGTTTCTGTATGTGTCGGGGTACTCGGCGATCAGCTGCTGCTGTATGGCGTTGAGCCGGTCGCGCACTTGTGCCGTGGTGACCCCGGGCCGCACGCGCGCAATGAGGTTCATGAAGTTGTTGCCGCGGAACTCGAGGGCGCCGCGGCGGTCGGGTGCCGCCTGGTCGATCTGCATGAGCGGCACCCACATCGCCGGTGCGACGACCGGAATCGGAGAGCGCAGGTCGGGCTGCGACACGCCCACGATCTCCCACTGCGTGCCGTTGAGGATGATGGTCTTGCCGACGATGGCGGGATCGCCGCCGAACATCGTCTGCCATGTGGCGTGCGAGAGCACCACCACGGGGTGGGCACCAGGGTTGCGGTCTTCGTCGGCGACGAACAAACGTCCCTTCTGTGCCGTGGCGCCCAGGACGCTGAAGTAGTTCGCCGAAACGATCTGCCCAAAGACGCGTTGCGAGGCCCCATTCGCCGAGACACTCAGCGGAGTGTAGCTCCAGGTGGCGAGGCCCTCGAACACATCGGTCGTGCGGCCGCGCAGGTCCATCCAGTTTGGCGGCGACGACGACCCATGCTCCATGCCGGGCCAGTGGCGGTAGATCTGCACCAGCTCGTCGGACGCGCGAACGGCCGGCATGGGTCGAAGGAGCAGCGCCTCGATGACCGAAAAGACGGCCGTGTTGAGCCCGATGCCCAGCGCGAGGGTGAGGACGGCGATCCCGGTGAAGGTCAGGTTCCTGGTCAGCAGCCGCCGGGCCGAACGGAGGTCGTGGAGCAGCGTGGACATGATGCGCGCGGAGTGGGCGTGGTTCCATCCCTACCGCCGTCGCGTGCTCCGGGTTTCGGTCCGCCGCTGGCGAGGCCGCAGTGGCGGTCTTTCGCCCCGCTAGACGTCCATCACGGCCTGTATGTCGGGGTCGATCTGTGACGGGGCATCGGCGCGCGTGACCCACGAGACCACCAGGAACACGCCAAGTGAGCTGACCAGCGCCAGCGCGGTCGCCGTCACGCCCGAGGGGAAGGTGAAGACCCTGAGGTACGCCAGGGTCTCGAGGACCAGCGTGACCGTCAGCCCCGTGGTGATCGACGCCAGCGCGCCCTGGCGCGTGGCCATCGGCCAGTTGAGTCCGATGGCGAGGGCCGGGACCAGCGTCGAGGCAAACAATCCCCAGCCGAAGATTCCGAGGAAGGCGACCAGCGTTCCCGACTGCACAGCGACGACCGTGGATACGAGGGTGATCGCGAGCGTGGCCAGCCGACCGGCGCGCAGGCCCTGGGCGGGGGAGCGACCGAGGCCGATCGGAATGTCGTGCGTGATGGCCGCCGCTCCCACACTCATGAAGGCATTCACCGTACTCATGATCGCGGCCGCCACGCCGGCGAGCACGACGCCGGCGAGCCAGACCGGGGCGAATCGCAGCAGGAACGCAGGCGTCGCGTCATCCGCGCGCGCGAGAGGAGCCATGTCGCCGCGCAGCACCAGCGCCTTCACCACGAGCCCGACGCCGATGAACAGCAGCAGCGTCACCGACATCGCGATGGTCATCACCACCGGATACCACTTGAGCCTTCGTGGGTCGCGTAGCATGTAGAACTTGTGGACGACGTGGGGCTGGCCCAGCGTGCCGATGCCGAACACAAAGAAGAGCGAAAGCGCGGCCAGTGGATTCGACTTCCCCCAGGGGCCGATCACACCAGCGTCGTGCGCCAGGAGGCTGGTCGAGATGCCGTCCATTCCGCCACCGACGCGAAGCACGAGCGCAAACACGAGGAGCGACGCGATGGCCATCACGCTCCCCTGAAACAGGTCGGTGTAGACGCCGGCGAGGATCCCGCCGCCCACGGAATACGCGAGCGTGACCAGCGCCCCGATCCAGATGCCGGGCACGAGGCCCGACCCGAAAACCGCGTCGATGACAAGCCCAAGGGCGAGCAGGTTGGTCGCCATGTAGCCCACGACGGCGATCACGATCGCCGTGCCGGCAAGCCCCTGCGCGGCGGGCGACCGATACCGCGCCCCGATCGCATCAGGGACCGTGAGCATCGGCCGCACCTCGGCGAGGAGCCGCAGGCGCTTGGCCAGCACCCAGGCCCCCTGCGCATTGGTGATCGAGAGGGGTAGCACCACATAGATCGCGGCCAGTCCGATCGTGTACACCAGCCCCGGGCCACCGATGAAGGCAAACCCGGAAAGCGTCGCCGACATGGCGGCGATCGTCATCGTGAGCATGCCGAGGCCCTGCCCCGCGACAAAGAAGTCCTCGGTGGTCCGCGTGCGGCGAGTGGCCCACCAGCCGATGACGATCGTTGCGGCGAAGAACGCCAGCATGGCCGCGATGACCGGCGGTTGGGCAAAGGTCGGCAGCGCCGCAGCCTGCACGGCAACGATCGGCCGGCTCATCGGGCGTCCGGCCGCCGCGCCGCGCGGACGCGGGCGATGTCCTCATCGGTGAGCGTCAGGCGATCGAACGTGAGCGCGTACACCATCGGCAGCAGCACCAGCGGCACGACGCCAACGAGGTACAGCACGGCGGCCGTCCGCACGGGAAATCCGAGCACGAGTCGCGCACCGGGCGCTTCGGCGGGCGTGAGTGCGAGTGCGAGCCCGAATCCCGTCACGATGGCCGCGGCGCTCACGACGAGCGACCAGGTGAGCAGCGCGCTGCGCCGCCCGGCCCGATATGCGCCCAGGGCAAGACAACCGACGCACAGCGAGGCCAGCCCGAAGATCATGCTCCAGGCGCCCCACATCGGACGCCCGGGAATGAAGGCGGACAGGTACGCGACGCTGATGAGCGCAGTGCCCAGGGCACAGAGGGAGAGACTGAGGGTACGGGACACGAGGGAGGTCGATTCGTGGCACCTGGTGACGTGGTCGTGCGACGCACGGTTGCGCCGTGCGCCGACCGCGACAGCTTAACGTCCTCGGTGACCGCGCGCTACGACGCCTGACGCCCGGCGCGCGGCCGGAGGAGCCACCACCGCACCCCGAACAGGGTCGCGAGGATCGCCGCGTAGAGCAACGGTTCGCGAACGTCGCGCTTGACCGCCATGTAGAAGTGGATCACGCCGAGCACCACGGAGACGTACACCAGCCGATGGATCGCCGTCCATCGGCGGTTGCCCAGCCACCGGATCGATGCCTTGGTCGACGTGAGCGCGAGCGGCACAAGGAGCAGCAACGCGGTCATGCCCAGGGTGATGTAGGTCCGATCGAGCACGTCCTCGACCAGGTTGCTCCACATCAGTTCGATGTCGAGACCGAAGTAGATGGTGAGGTGGATCGTGGCGTAGAAGAACGCCACGAGACCCAGGCTCCGCCGGTAAGCAACGAGCCAGCCGGCCTTCGCCAGGCGCACGAGCGGCGTGATCGCGAGGCTCGCCAGAAGGAAGCGGAGCGCCCACTTCCCCGTGAAATGTTCGCTCTCCTTGATCGGCTCCGAGCCCAGCAGGCGCGTGCCTTGGAACACGTCGGACCACATCGCCCACGCGACCCACGCGAACGGAATGAGCGCGAGGAGTATGATGACCGGGTGCAGCCAGCCTGGTGGCTTGAAGCTCCTGGGTCGGCGCGTCGCGGTGTCCGGCGGCACCGAGCCCCTGCGCTCGCTGGTGGGATGAGCCCTGGACGGCGCGACCGGTCCACGTTCGCCGGGCCGACGATCACTCGGCGGCGCGGTGTGAGCGCCAGGCGTGACCGGGGGCCGAGTGGTCGCGCGGTCGGCCGAGCGCGAGGTGGTCACGCTCCTCAGTAGTTCTTTCGGAGGTCGAGGCCCGAATACAGCGACGCCACCTGCTGGCCGTAGCCGTTGAACATGAGGGTCTCGCGGCGTCGGAGTTCACCGATCCGGCGCTCACGCGCCTGCGACCAGCGCGGGTGGTCCACGTCAGGATTCACGTTGGCGTAGAACCCGTACTCGTCAGGCGCTGCCACGCTCCACGCCGTGGTTGGCTGCTTGTCGGTGAAGCGCACCTTCACGATCGATTTGCACCCCTTGAAGCCGTACTTCCACGGAACGACGTGCCGGAGCGGTGCACCGTTCTGGTTGGGCAGCGTCTTGCCGTACACGCCGGTCACGAAGAACGCGAGCGGATTCAGCGCTTCGTCCAGCCGCAGGGCCTCTACGTACGGCCACTCGAGCACCGGGAAGCGCTGGCCGGGCATCTGCTTCGGGTCCATGAGCGTGGTGAGCTCGAGGTACTTCGCCGACGGGAGCGGCTCCACCCGCCGGACAAAATCCGCCATCGGGAAGCCCTGCCACGGGATCACCATCGACCATGCTTCGACGCAGCGATGGCGATAGATGCGGTCCTCGAGCTTCGACGGCTTGACGAAGTCCTCGAGGTTGTACGTGGCCGGCTTGGCCACCATGCCCTCGACCTTGATGCTCCAGGGCCTGGTCTTGAGGTTCTTCGCGTTCGGCCTGGGATCGTCCTTGCCGGTGCCAAACTCGTAGAAGTTGTTGTAGCTGGTCACGTCCTCTTCGGGCGTGAGTTCGCCCTTGAGCTCGGCGCCACCGATCGACGTTCCCTGGGTGCCCTGCGCGCCGACGCGGCGCGAGCCCGCGAGGGCCACGGCGAGCCCAGCGCCCAGGAGCCCCGCGTCCTTGAGGAAGGTACGCCGGTCCTCGTACACCCCTTCGGGAGTGATTTCAGACGACGGGATGGCGTGCTCCGGGGTGACGCGGATCAACATGGAACGCTCCGGGCTGTGGGTTCGGGACAGGGGGTGGAATCCCGACGTCGGTCGGGGAGTTCCCCACAGTCCCTCTGCATGATACTACGCGCGAAAGGCCGGGACAGATCGGTCGCCGTTGTTCCACCGCTGGTGATGACGCCGCAGCCGGCCACCGATGTGTATCGGCGGCCCGGGCCCCTTTTCCAACGCCGCTCCTCCAGCCGCCGTGAGTCTTGTCGGTGCACAGCCGATCCACCGAGCGGAGCACGCTTCCACAGGATCTACATGCCGCCACCCGCGGGTCGGATCTCGTATCCCGCCGGTGGCTCTACGCCCAGCAGGTGCCGGACGAAGTAGTCCCAGGTGCGTCGCACCCAGTACGGCTCGCTCGCAAACCCGTGGTTCCGGTTGGGCATCACCACAAGGTCGAAGTCCCGGTTGGCCTTGATCAGCTCATCGATGACGAGCTGCGTGGCAACAGGATGCACGTTGTCGTCGAGCG encodes the following:
- the msrP gene encoding protein-methionine-sulfoxide reductase catalytic subunit MsrP; the encoded protein is MLIRVTPEHAIPSSEITPEGVYEDRRTFLKDAGLLGAGLAVALAGSRRVGAQGTQGTSIGGAELKGELTPEEDVTSYNNFYEFGTGKDDPRPNAKNLKTRPWSIKVEGMVAKPATYNLEDFVKPSKLEDRIYRHRCVEAWSMVIPWQGFPMADFVRRVEPLPSAKYLELTTLMDPKQMPGQRFPVLEWPYVEALRLDEALNPLAFFVTGVYGKTLPNQNGAPLRHVVPWKYGFKGCKSIVKVRFTDKQPTTAWSVAAPDEYGFYANVNPDVDHPRWSQARERRIGELRRRETLMFNGYGQQVASLYSGLDLRKNY
- a CDS encoding class I SAM-dependent RNA methyltransferase, with the protein product MPAPRTSFSAFAVAAPGLAALVGEELRDLGADVTQVDDAGVSFAADHAALYRANIGSRIASRIVVRAASFRAAHFSELEKRARAVDWERWIAPGRPVMVRASSRKSRLFHTGGIAERACEAIAHSVGEVRRDEAVDDDDDVGDAQLVIVRLERDQCTISIDSSGALLHRRGYRQAVAKAPLRETLAAAILRAAGYTGGAPLVDPCCGSGTIPIEAAMIARHMAPGLQRTFAFERWPSFASKAWGTVQERARDAVRATGLPTIVGTDRDAGAIEAARANAARAGVADDIVFDRRPLSRSEPPSGAAGLLVSNPPYGARIGDPEALRSLYAAFGAHARGLFAGWRVALLATDPRLVGQARLGLRPVLRTVNGGIRVSLFA
- a CDS encoding sulfoxide reductase heme-binding subunit YedZ; its protein translation is MWSDVFQGTRLLGSEPIKESEHFTGKWALRFLLASLAITPLVRLAKAGWLVAYRRSLGLVAFFYATIHLTIYFGLDIELMWSNLVEDVLDRTYITLGMTALLLLVPLALTSTKASIRWLGNRRWTAIHRLVYVSVVLGVIHFYMAVKRDVREPLLYAAILATLFGVRWWLLRPRAGRQAS
- a CDS encoding ABC transporter permease; this translates as MSTLLHDLRSARRLLTRNLTFTGIAVLTLALGIGLNTAVFSVIEALLLRPMPAVRASDELVQIYRHWPGMEHGSSSPPNWMDLRGRTTDVFEGLATWSYTPLSVSANGASQRVFGQIVSANYFSVLGATAQKGRLFVADEDRNPGAHPVVVLSHATWQTMFGGDPAIVGKTIILNGTQWEIVGVSQPDLRSPIPVVAPAMWVPLMQIDQAAPDRRGALEFRGNNFMNLIARVRPGVTTAQVRDRLNAIQQQLIAEYPDTYRNSGWTVVPQSEAGIHPTMRTAQVGLSAVVMGVVVMLLLIACVNVANLFLARARDRWREMAVRLSLGAQRATLIRQLLIESLVFAAVAGAAGLAIAAFSMSLLNRIQLPMDINFTPDLRLSMPVLGFTLLATLVTGALFGIAPALQATRPSLIPTLKGEAPAGDSRSRASKTLVVAQMALSLVLLVGAGLFLRNLQAATTIDKGFAGGNMLLADFDLGLQGYEPARARQFQQQLVDRLSQSPNVTGASLSATLPLGLNNSDSRVTIPGYAPAADEDMSVRWDKVSTDYFRTMGIRLTSGRPFVAADDSTAPRVVVVNQRFVERFWPGQEAVGKTFRTRGQDRVVVGVVPTGKYQSLGEAPRAFMFFPILQDPDNSFTLELRTRDDPSLVVATLRSEVAALDPNLPVSNVRTMDSHLGLTLLPARLAGGALAVFGVLGLILASVGIYGVMSYSVAQRTREIGIRMAIGAPRGEVVGLVMKQGLWLVAIGGGIGIVAALGASQLLRGILYGSSAVDPLTFIGVPLLLTAVAALAIWVPARRAASVDPVTAIKSE
- a CDS encoding FecR domain-containing protein, with amino-acid sequence MALSIPGLNADVLSKLKNGDLSAFESLFRAAYPALLAKAREVLDDDSAAARVVERFFPRLFADRTAFTTPDAFASAVEGGLHEAAVRERSRLAGIRKRDDGGKKATTAAPSADEVWGKVLATIQGPTAEAIAQANQMKDRLAHQSAGHIKQMTKTTPWYIRAGALVLLLGTVGGILYVFQKSGEKGRLQRQIAAAVKDVKTGTGQRGNVTLDDGTKAMFGADTRVTIPEKFDETHRGVGLEGVAEFTPSQNATLPFQVLSGNVLLTSAGAETFAVHHYKDDPSVVIRVKAGTVKVEVQDPNPSEQTLTAGQALVVTPDGKTSEPGPNQLAEAFGYVDGTFAIDQKSLKHTLAEIKKWYGTELYLKDTTAGTRVISVTAPLGSTTDAIKAIETASGLVFGWEGQTMVLKEPDPKAAKGKKK
- a CDS encoding sodium/proline symporter; the encoded protein is MSRPIVAVQAAALPTFAQPPVIAAMLAFFAATIVIGWWATRRTRTTEDFFVAGQGLGMLTMTIAAMSATLSGFAFIGGPGLVYTIGLAAIYVVLPLSITNAQGAWVLAKRLRLLAEVRPMLTVPDAIGARYRSPAAQGLAGTAIVIAVVGYMATNLLALGLVIDAVFGSGLVPGIWIGALVTLAYSVGGGILAGVYTDLFQGSVMAIASLLVFALVLRVGGGMDGISTSLLAHDAGVIGPWGKSNPLAALSLFFVFGIGTLGQPHVVHKFYMLRDPRRLKWYPVVMTIAMSVTLLLFIGVGLVVKALVLRGDMAPLARADDATPAFLLRFAPVWLAGVVLAGVAAAIMSTVNAFMSVGAAAITHDIPIGLGRSPAQGLRAGRLATLAITLVSTVVAVQSGTLVAFLGIFGWGLFASTLVPALAIGLNWPMATRQGALASITTGLTVTLVLETLAYLRVFTFPSGVTATALALVSSLGVFLVVSWVTRADAPSQIDPDIQAVMDV
- a CDS encoding 2-oxoglutarate dehydrogenase E1 component; translated protein: MSTPIIGVYNDAHVAELYEAFRRDPSSVEESWRQYFQFALSLSGGGAVAAAPVVGSATTDAATLRKVAGAAALIDAIRHYGHLAVHVDPLGSAPSGAAELSAEFHGITEADLAQVPATALGHASGTAADVARTLRAIYAGRVGYEVGHLEEDNEREWFREAIEGGAYSAGLSTESKVALLERLTQVDGLERFIARAYPNVKRFSIEGTDAMVPMLDTAIDEAAKRGAQDVVIGMAHRGRLNVLVHMLDKPYEKLFNEFDGKHADHADSETGDVKYHLGAQTVRATSSGRDVRVALVPNPSHLEVVNPVLTGVARATIEAGTSGDAAVLAVVIHGDAAFPGEGVVAETFNMSRLPGYRVGGSLHIIANNQVGFTTNPSDARSTWYASDLAKGFEVPIVHVNADDAEACLSAVRLGIAYREKFGKDFLIDLVGYRRWGHNEGDEPTYTQPKLYATIRQHPTLRQIWGKALVDGGIMPQERVDAIDAAFQKKMDDALTSSREHDVHADDDELEIEVRKGTPSSMPAIETAVRAESLVALNEQLLAWPASHTPHPRLAKQLERRREAMGEAGGIDWGHAEALAFASLLTEGVNVRLTGQDAERGTFSHRHAVLNDVNTGAKYTPLQHLPNVSARFDVHNSPLTELAVLGFEYGYSVQARDALVLWEAQFGDFANMAAPIIDQFIAADRAKWSQDSSVVMLLPHGYEGQGPEHSSARLERFLQLCAEGNLRVAYPTSPAQYFHILRRQAHLPVKRPLVLMQPKSMLRLPVATSTLEQLTAGRFMPVLDDPFVRNRDEVTRLVFCTGKIYYDLTGKDHPGHLAVVRVEQLYPWPHEEVSRIVDLYPNIAEIVWAQEEPKNMGAWSYVAPRLRASAGNALIIRYIGRPERASPAEGYASSHQVEQARIVGDVHAAPIVPRGRPPAMR